In Chryseobacterium sp. C-71, the genomic window AATTAAACTGACTGCTTTGTGCATCGTTTTTCTTGCCATTGTTTATCCGATGTCCATCTGGGCAATTGCTCAGCTTTCACCTAATCAGGGAAAGGGAGATTTAATTAAACATAATAATAAAACCTATTACGCTAATATAGGACAGTCATTAAGTACAGATCAATATTTCAATTCTCGTCCTTCAGCAGTCGATTACAATGCAGCAGGTTCGGGAGGAAGCAACAAAGGTCCATCGAATGAAGAGTATCTCAAACAAGTTCAGGCTCGTATCGATACGATTTTGATGAAAAATCCTGGAATTGTAAAGTCAGATATTCCGGCAGATTTAGTGACGGCCAGCGGAAGCGGATTGGATCCTAATTTTTCTGTGCAGGCAGCGAAAATTCAGGTAAAAAGAATTGCGAAAATCAGAAATATTGATGAGTCAAAAATCAATAATCTTATCGTTCAAAATACAGAGAAACCTCTGATTGGAATGTTTGGCCCTGAAAAAATCAATGTTCTAAAATTGAATATCGCACTCGACCAGTTAAGCGGGAAGTAAATTTTTAAACT contains:
- a CDS encoding K(+)-transporting ATPase subunit C encodes the protein MKKHILPAIKLTALCIVFLAIVYPMSIWAIAQLSPNQGKGDLIKHNNKTYYANIGQSLSTDQYFNSRPSAVDYNAAGSGGSNKGPSNEEYLKQVQARIDTILMKNPGIVKSDIPADLVTASGSGLDPNFSVQAAKIQVKRIAKIRNIDESKINNLIVQNTEKPLIGMFGPEKINVLKLNIALDQLSGK